In uncultured Ilyobacter sp., a genomic segment contains:
- the trmB gene encoding tRNA (guanosine(46)-N7)-methyltransferase TrmB, giving the protein MSNTEVGDIWKHFFDRPRRNYNPYMVKLNDYPKYIMYDKEVMDSYRGRWNEYFGNKNPIYLEIGSGSGNFANSMCEKHPERNHMALEIRFKRLVLSARKSENLGLENILFIKRRGEEIVNFIGEEEIEGMYINFPDPWDGKEKNRILQPSLFKLLDVILKKEGTLFFKTDHDGYYSDVLKFMEEMDGYKVVYHTSDLHNSPLIEENIQTEFESLFIYKHNKNINYIEIKKIK; this is encoded by the coding sequence AGAAGTGGGAGATATCTGGAAGCATTTCTTTGATCGTCCCAGGAGAAATTATAACCCGTACATGGTGAAGCTAAATGACTATCCTAAGTATATAATGTATGATAAAGAGGTCATGGATTCCTATAGAGGTAGATGGAATGAGTATTTTGGGAACAAAAATCCCATTTATTTAGAAATAGGATCAGGGAGTGGGAATTTTGCCAACTCTATGTGTGAAAAGCACCCTGAAAGAAATCATATGGCCCTTGAAATAAGATTTAAAAGACTGGTTTTATCCGCTAGAAAATCAGAAAACCTTGGTCTTGAAAATATACTTTTTATTAAGAGAAGAGGGGAAGAGATAGTTAACTTCATAGGTGAAGAGGAGATAGAGGGGATGTACATCAATTTTCCAGATCCATGGGACGGAAAAGAGAAGAACAGAATCCTTCAACCAAGTCTTTTTAAACTTTTAGATGTGATTCTAAAAAAAGAAGGAACCCTTTTTTTTAAAACTGATCATGACGGATACTACTCTGATGTACTTAAATTTATGGAAGAAATGGATGGTTACAAGGTGGTTTATCATACCTCAGATCTCCATAACAGCCCATTGATAGAAGAAAATATTCAGACAGAATTCGAGAGTCTGTTTATATATAAGCACAATAAAAATATTAATTATATAGAGATAAAAAAAATAAAATAG